A single Loxodonta africana isolate mLoxAfr1 chromosome 12, mLoxAfr1.hap2, whole genome shotgun sequence DNA region contains:
- the RUSF1 gene encoding RUS family member 1 isoform X3, which yields MAEGRGLAVTLCSERFGSGTARGCRAAADGSLQWEAGAWRWWGLSGAFSVKLAGRDGGRGGTPGTASSPLSGLLAVFLPQGFPDSVSPDYLPYQLWDSVQAFASSLSGALATQAVLLGIGVGDAKASVSAATATWLVKDSTGMLGRIIFAWWKGSKLDCNAKQWRLFADILNDVAMFLEIMAPVLPICFTITVCTSNLAKCIVSVAGGATRAALTMHQARRNNMADVSAKDSSQETLVNLAGLLVSLLMLPLVSDCPSVSLGCFFFLTALHIYANYRAVRALVMETLNEGRLWLILKHFLQKGEVLSPTSANQMEPLWTGFWPSLSLSLGVPLHCLISTVSELQQLIGGHQEPYLLHWDQSRNAVESVPTHTDPVYNNATLPGPAPSLTVIVMLEPIVAAAVSIHLVEGLPLFR from the exons ATGGCCGAGGGCAGGGGGCTTGCCGTCACGCTGTGCTCGGAGCGGTTTGGCTCCGGGACGGCCCGGGGGTGCCGCGCCGCCGCTGACGGGAGCCTGCAGTGGGAGGCCGGGGCGTGGCGCTGGTGGGGGCTCTCCGGGGCCTTCTCGGTGAAACTCGCAGGACGAGATGGGGGCAGAGGGGGAACTCCTGGGACCGCCTCTTCACCTCTCTCCGGTCTCCTGGCTGTGTTCCTGCCGCAGGGCTTCCCTGACAGCGTCAGCCCCGACTATCTGCCGTACCAGTTGTGGGACTCCGTGCAG GCCTTTGCTTCCAGCCTCTCGGGCGCCCTGGCCACCCAGGCAGTCTTGCTGGGCATAGGGGTGGGGGATGCAAAAGCCTCTGTTTCAGCTGCCACGGCCACCTGGCTTGTGAAAG ATTCGACTGGCATGCTGGGCCGCATCATCTTTGCTTGGTGGAAGGG GAGCAAACTGGACTGTAATGCCAAGCAGTGGAG GCTTTTTGCTGACATCCTCAATGATGTAGCCATGTTCCTTGAGATTATGGCTCCTGTACTCCCAATCTGCTTCACCATAACTGTCTGCACCAGCAACCTGGCCAAG TGCATTGTGAGCGTGGCTGGCGGGGCTACTCGGGCTGCACTGACCATGCACCAGGCCCGGAGAAACAACATGGCTGATGTGTCAGCCAAGGATAGCAGCCAG GAGACACTGGTGAACCTGGCAGGGCTCCTGGTCAGCCTCTTGATGCTTCCCCTGGTGTCAGATTGTCCTAG CGTCAGCCTCGGATGTTTCTTTTTCCTCACTGCCCTCCACATCTATGCCAACTACCGGGCAGTCCGAGCCCTTGTCATGGAGACCTTGAATGAAGGCCGGCTCTGGCTGATCCTAAAGCACTTCCTTCAGAAAGGAGAGGTGCTCAGCCCCACTTCAGCCAATCAGATGGAGCCACTGTGGACAG GTTTCTGGCCatctttgtctctgtctcttggggtccCCCTGCACTGCTTGATTTCCAC TGTCTCTGAGCTGCAGCAGCTGATTGGGGGGCACCAAGAACCCTACCTCCTTCACTGGGACCAGTCACGAA atgctgttgagtcggttccgactcatactgaccctgtgtacaacaacgcaacactgcctggtcctgcgccatccttaacagtcattgttatgcttgagcccattgttgcagccgctgtgtcaatccatctcgttgagggtcttcctcttttccgctga
- the RUSF1 gene encoding RUS family member 1 isoform X1 produces MAEGRGLAVTLCSERFGSGTARGCRAAADGSLQWEAGAWRWWGLSGAFSVKLAGRDGGRGGTPGTASSPLSGLLAVFLPQGFPDSVSPDYLPYQLWDSVQAFASSLSGALATQAVLLGIGVGDAKASVSAATATWLVKDSTGMLGRIIFAWWKGSKLDCNAKQWRLFADILNDVAMFLEIMAPVLPICFTITVCTSNLAKCIVSVAGGATRAALTMHQARRNNMADVSAKDSSQETLVNLAGLLVSLLMLPLVSDCPSVSLGCFFFLTALHIYANYRAVRALVMETLNEGRLWLILKHFLQKGEVLSPTSANQMEPLWTGFWPSLSLSLGVPLHCLISTVSELQQLIGGHQEPYLLHWDQSRNQVQVVLSQTAGPETVLRAATHGLVLGALQGDGPLPGELEELRNQMWAGPEKDSWAIVKETHQVLDKLFPKFLKGLQDAGWKTEKHQLEVDEWRATWPLSPEKKML; encoded by the exons ATGGCCGAGGGCAGGGGGCTTGCCGTCACGCTGTGCTCGGAGCGGTTTGGCTCCGGGACGGCCCGGGGGTGCCGCGCCGCCGCTGACGGGAGCCTGCAGTGGGAGGCCGGGGCGTGGCGCTGGTGGGGGCTCTCCGGGGCCTTCTCGGTGAAACTCGCAGGACGAGATGGGGGCAGAGGGGGAACTCCTGGGACCGCCTCTTCACCTCTCTCCGGTCTCCTGGCTGTGTTCCTGCCGCAGGGCTTCCCTGACAGCGTCAGCCCCGACTATCTGCCGTACCAGTTGTGGGACTCCGTGCAG GCCTTTGCTTCCAGCCTCTCGGGCGCCCTGGCCACCCAGGCAGTCTTGCTGGGCATAGGGGTGGGGGATGCAAAAGCCTCTGTTTCAGCTGCCACGGCCACCTGGCTTGTGAAAG ATTCGACTGGCATGCTGGGCCGCATCATCTTTGCTTGGTGGAAGGG GAGCAAACTGGACTGTAATGCCAAGCAGTGGAG GCTTTTTGCTGACATCCTCAATGATGTAGCCATGTTCCTTGAGATTATGGCTCCTGTACTCCCAATCTGCTTCACCATAACTGTCTGCACCAGCAACCTGGCCAAG TGCATTGTGAGCGTGGCTGGCGGGGCTACTCGGGCTGCACTGACCATGCACCAGGCCCGGAGAAACAACATGGCTGATGTGTCAGCCAAGGATAGCAGCCAG GAGACACTGGTGAACCTGGCAGGGCTCCTGGTCAGCCTCTTGATGCTTCCCCTGGTGTCAGATTGTCCTAG CGTCAGCCTCGGATGTTTCTTTTTCCTCACTGCCCTCCACATCTATGCCAACTACCGGGCAGTCCGAGCCCTTGTCATGGAGACCTTGAATGAAGGCCGGCTCTGGCTGATCCTAAAGCACTTCCTTCAGAAAGGAGAGGTGCTCAGCCCCACTTCAGCCAATCAGATGGAGCCACTGTGGACAG GTTTCTGGCCatctttgtctctgtctcttggggtccCCCTGCACTGCTTGATTTCCAC TGTCTCTGAGCTGCAGCAGCTGATTGGGGGGCACCAAGAACCCTACCTCCTTCACTGGGACCAGTCACGAA ACCAGGTACAGGTAGTTCTGAGCCAGACAGCAGGCCCTGAGACAGTCCTAAGAGCTGCCACGCACGGGCTGGTGCTTGGAGCCCTGCAGGGAGATGGGCCTCTCCCAGGAGAGCTGGAGGAGCTGAGGAACCAGATGTGGGCAG GTCCTGAGAAAGACAGCTGGGCCATTGTCAAGGAGACACACCAAGTACTGGACAAGCTGTTCCCAAAGTTCTTGAAAG GACTACAGGACGCTGGCTGGAAGACTGAGAAGCACCAGCTAGAGGTGGATGAGTGGAGAGCCACATGGCCCCTGTCTCCAGAAAAGAAGATGTTGTGA
- the AHSP gene encoding alpha-hemoglobin-stabilizing protein, translating to MALLQANKDLISTGMKEFSILLNQQDMRDNPIPEEAMVIVVNDWMSFYINYYRQKMTGEQQEQDRALQELQQGLNTLANPFLTKYRDFLKTL from the exons ATGGCCCTTCTTCAGGCCAATAAGGATCTCATTTCCACAGGAATGAAGGAATTTAGTATTCTGCTGAATCAGCAG gaCATGCGTGATAATCCTATCCCTGAAGAAGCCATGGTAATTGTGGTGAATGACTGGATGAGCTTCTACATCAACTATTACAggcagaagatgactggggagcaGCAAGAGCAGGATAGGGCTCTGCAGGAACTTCAACAAGGGCTGAACACTCTGGCCAACCCTTTCCTGACCAAATATAGAGACTTCCTGAAGACCCTGTGA
- the RUSF1 gene encoding RUS family member 1 isoform X2, whose translation MAEGRGLAVTLCSERFGSGTARGCRAAADGSLQWEAGAWRWWGLSGAFSVKLAGRDGGRGGTPGTASSPLSGLLAVFLPQGFPDSVSPDYLPYQLWDSVQAFASSLSGALATQAVLLGIGVGDAKASVSAATATWLVKDSTGMLGRIIFAWWKGSKLDCNAKQWRLFADILNDVAMFLEIMAPVLPICFTITVCTSNLAKCIVSVAGGATRAALTMHQARRNNMADVSAKDSSQETLVNLAGLLVSLLMLPLVSDCPSVSLGCFFFLTALHIYANYRAVRALVMETLNEGRLWLILKHFLQKGEVLSPTSANQMEPLWTDQVQVVLSQTAGPETVLRAATHGLVLGALQGDGPLPGELEELRNQMWAGPEKDSWAIVKETHQVLDKLFPKFLKGLQDAGWKTEKHQLEVDEWRATWPLSPEKKML comes from the exons ATGGCCGAGGGCAGGGGGCTTGCCGTCACGCTGTGCTCGGAGCGGTTTGGCTCCGGGACGGCCCGGGGGTGCCGCGCCGCCGCTGACGGGAGCCTGCAGTGGGAGGCCGGGGCGTGGCGCTGGTGGGGGCTCTCCGGGGCCTTCTCGGTGAAACTCGCAGGACGAGATGGGGGCAGAGGGGGAACTCCTGGGACCGCCTCTTCACCTCTCTCCGGTCTCCTGGCTGTGTTCCTGCCGCAGGGCTTCCCTGACAGCGTCAGCCCCGACTATCTGCCGTACCAGTTGTGGGACTCCGTGCAG GCCTTTGCTTCCAGCCTCTCGGGCGCCCTGGCCACCCAGGCAGTCTTGCTGGGCATAGGGGTGGGGGATGCAAAAGCCTCTGTTTCAGCTGCCACGGCCACCTGGCTTGTGAAAG ATTCGACTGGCATGCTGGGCCGCATCATCTTTGCTTGGTGGAAGGG GAGCAAACTGGACTGTAATGCCAAGCAGTGGAG GCTTTTTGCTGACATCCTCAATGATGTAGCCATGTTCCTTGAGATTATGGCTCCTGTACTCCCAATCTGCTTCACCATAACTGTCTGCACCAGCAACCTGGCCAAG TGCATTGTGAGCGTGGCTGGCGGGGCTACTCGGGCTGCACTGACCATGCACCAGGCCCGGAGAAACAACATGGCTGATGTGTCAGCCAAGGATAGCAGCCAG GAGACACTGGTGAACCTGGCAGGGCTCCTGGTCAGCCTCTTGATGCTTCCCCTGGTGTCAGATTGTCCTAG CGTCAGCCTCGGATGTTTCTTTTTCCTCACTGCCCTCCACATCTATGCCAACTACCGGGCAGTCCGAGCCCTTGTCATGGAGACCTTGAATGAAGGCCGGCTCTGGCTGATCCTAAAGCACTTCCTTCAGAAAGGAGAGGTGCTCAGCCCCACTTCAGCCAATCAGATGGAGCCACTGTGGACAG ACCAGGTACAGGTAGTTCTGAGCCAGACAGCAGGCCCTGAGACAGTCCTAAGAGCTGCCACGCACGGGCTGGTGCTTGGAGCCCTGCAGGGAGATGGGCCTCTCCCAGGAGAGCTGGAGGAGCTGAGGAACCAGATGTGGGCAG GTCCTGAGAAAGACAGCTGGGCCATTGTCAAGGAGACACACCAAGTACTGGACAAGCTGTTCCCAAAGTTCTTGAAAG GACTACAGGACGCTGGCTGGAAGACTGAGAAGCACCAGCTAGAGGTGGATGAGTGGAGAGCCACATGGCCCCTGTCTCCAGAAAAGAAGATGTTGTGA